In Prosthecomicrobium sp. N25, one DNA window encodes the following:
- a CDS encoding transposase gives MSETFSRVEVITGVASRRRFTTEQKLAIVSETMQPGMSISYVARRHGLSPLNAFRVSCFASSSALCLAHSIPGSYLPCKRRCRQQSSSCLTTPDSDGPEHSNTLAGR, from the coding sequence ATGTCCGAGACCTTCTCGAGGGTGGAAGTGATTACCGGAGTTGCCAGTCGTCGGCGGTTCACGACCGAGCAGAAGCTCGCCATCGTGTCCGAGACGATGCAGCCCGGCATGTCGATCAGCTATGTTGCCCGTCGTCACGGGCTGTCGCCCCTGAACGCCTTCAGGGTATCTTGCTTTGCATCTTCAAGTGCCCTCTGCTTGGCGCACTCCATACCCGGGAGCTATCTGCCATGCAAGCGAAGGTGCCGCCAGCAGAGCTCCAGTTGCCTTACGACGCCGGACAGCGATGGCCCTGAACACTCAAACACACTTGCTGGCCGGTGA
- a CDS encoding ATP-dependent DNA ligase — protein sequence MALPVGSAVLDGEGVVLRPGGYSDFDALRSKDGGRRAVMVTWDLLELDGIDFRRMPLEHRRECLRDIVGGAAPGLLFSESLDAEGPEVFEHACRLGLEGIVSKKRGSVYRSGSVRTWMKTKHRAFVRS from the coding sequence ATGGCCTTGCCGGTCGGCTCCGCGGTGCTGGACGGCGAGGGCGTTGTGCTGCGGCCAGGCGGGTACAGCGACTTCGATGCGCTCCGCAGCAAGGATGGCGGCCGCCGGGCCGTGATGGTCACCTGGGATCTGCTGGAGCTCGACGGGATCGACTTCCGGCGAATGCCCCTCGAGCACCGGCGGGAGTGCCTTCGCGACATTGTCGGGGGCGCCGCGCCCGGCCTTCTGTTCAGCGAGAGCCTCGACGCGGAGGGACCCGAGGTGTTCGAGCACGCCTGCCGGCTTGGGCTGGAGGGCATCGTGTCGAAGAAGCGCGGGTCGGTGTACCGGTCGGGGTCGGTGAGGACCTGGATGAAGACGAAGCATCGGGCATTCGTCAGGAGCTAG
- a CDS encoding recombinase family protein, which produces MTKTVLYARVSTADQTLDHQKAQAEAAGFKVDEVVADHGVSGLSTRLKEREQGRRLFDILRRGDVLVVRWLDRLGRNYEDVKGTVEDLMRRGVIVRTVINGMTFDGATTDPMQKAVTNALLGFMAAMGEAQAEATKAAQKAGIAHARETDPNSYKGRKPSFTRDQVGIVRNMLARGDGVSLISETTGLTRQTVYRIKGDPAGAEATLATWGL; this is translated from the coding sequence ATGACCAAGACCGTTCTCTACGCCCGCGTCTCCACCGCCGATCAGACGCTCGACCACCAGAAGGCCCAGGCCGAGGCTGCGGGGTTCAAGGTGGACGAGGTCGTGGCCGACCATGGCGTCTCGGGGCTCTCCACGAGGCTCAAGGAGCGGGAGCAGGGTCGGCGGCTGTTCGACATCCTGAGGCGCGGGGACGTGCTCGTGGTCCGCTGGCTCGATCGCCTGGGCCGGAACTACGAGGACGTAAAGGGGACCGTCGAGGACCTGATGCGGCGGGGGGTGATCGTGCGGACGGTCATCAACGGAATGACATTCGACGGAGCCACCACCGACCCGATGCAGAAGGCCGTAACCAATGCCCTCCTGGGCTTCATGGCGGCGATGGGCGAGGCCCAGGCGGAGGCTACCAAGGCGGCCCAGAAGGCCGGCATCGCCCATGCCAGGGAGACTGATCCCAACAGCTACAAGGGGCGGAAGCCATCCTTTACCAGGGACCAGGTCGGGATCGTTCGGAACATGCTGGCTAGGGGGGATGGTGTCTCGCTGATCTCCGAGACCACCGGGCTGACCCGCCAGACCGTCTACCGCATCAAGGGTGACCCAGCAGGGGCCGAGGCGACTTTGGCAACATGGGGCCTTTGA
- a CDS encoding DUF7146 domain-containing protein: protein MRAEQLAKMLTGHRVGSGFLARCPAHDDRDPSLSIREGRGGKVLVHCHAGCTQADVVAALEARGLWTGSSGSGRRADAAPASHFDDLQDGAKRTEAALAIWHHAQPAERSPVEQYLKNRSITLPAPAALRFHPGLKHPKGGVWPAMVALVTRGGDGDPVAIHRTFLAACGLGKAPTTPSKMMLGPVRGGAVRLAPSAERLMVGEGIETVLSAMQATGMPGWAALSASGLKTLILPPSVREVIVLADGDEVGYSAAEAAGRGWTREGRRVRIARPPAGTDFNDVLLGIPGSMRGAAA, encoded by the coding sequence GTGCGCGCTGAACAGCTCGCCAAAATGCTGACTGGCCACCGGGTTGGCTCCGGCTTCCTGGCCCGCTGCCCTGCTCACGATGACCGAGACCCTAGCCTCTCGATCCGAGAAGGAAGGGGCGGCAAGGTCCTGGTCCACTGCCATGCTGGCTGCACTCAGGCGGACGTCGTCGCGGCTCTGGAGGCGCGCGGTTTGTGGACGGGATCTTCGGGTTCGGGCCGCCGGGCCGACGCGGCCCCGGCGAGCCACTTCGACGACCTGCAGGACGGCGCGAAGCGAACCGAGGCGGCACTGGCCATCTGGCATCATGCGCAGCCGGCAGAGAGATCGCCGGTCGAGCAGTACCTGAAGAACCGCTCCATCACTCTGCCAGCCCCCGCTGCGCTGCGCTTCCATCCGGGTTTGAAGCACCCGAAAGGGGGCGTCTGGCCCGCGATGGTCGCCCTCGTCACCCGAGGGGGAGATGGCGACCCGGTCGCGATCCATCGGACGTTCCTCGCAGCCTGCGGGCTGGGCAAGGCGCCGACCACACCCTCGAAGATGATGCTCGGCCCCGTTCGCGGTGGCGCCGTCCGGCTCGCCCCGTCGGCAGAGCGTCTGATGGTTGGGGAGGGCATCGAGACCGTCTTGTCCGCAATGCAGGCCACAGGGATGCCCGGCTGGGCCGCGCTCTCGGCCTCGGGGCTGAAGACGCTGATCCTGCCCCCGTCGGTTCGCGAGGTCATCGTCCTCGCTGACGGCGACGAAGTCGGATACTCGGCCGCCGAGGCCGCGGGGCGGGGCTGGACCCGCGAAGGCCGCCGCGTCCGCATCGCGCGTCCGCCGGCCGGCACTGACTTCAACGACGTCCTTCTCGGGATCCCCGGCTCTATGAGAGGAGCGGCGGCATGA
- a CDS encoding helix-turn-helix domain-containing protein, translating into MSSAPERLAYTVADACKVLGIGRTTLYKLASEGVLKLVRIGGRTLVPRRELDSLIERASAEASSPVAGGARRAR; encoded by the coding sequence ATGTCCTCCGCTCCCGAACGGCTTGCGTATACGGTCGCTGACGCCTGCAAGGTGCTCGGCATCGGACGGACGACCCTCTACAAGCTCGCGTCCGAAGGCGTCTTGAAGCTGGTGCGGATCGGCGGTCGAACCCTGGTTCCGCGCCGCGAACTGGACTCCCTCATCGAGCGCGCCTCTGCGGAGGCCTCCAGCCCTGTAGCGGGAGGCGCGCGTCGTGCGCGCTGA
- a CDS encoding tyrosine-type recombinase/integrase, whose protein sequence is MPLTDTAIRNLKPEGKLKKLSDGGGLQLWLMPTGSKLWRLAYRLHGRQKLLALGSYPLVSLAAARQARDNVRRQLIAGADPSFEKMAAKAAASVDNSFEAIAGELFEKLKREGRAEATLSKREWLMRLVRPRLGSRPIHEISAREVLEVLREVEGKGFHETAIRLRSAIGSVFRYAIAIGRAENDPTGALRGALTTPRVKHRAAVTDPKGLGPLLQAIDGYQGQPATKVALQLLALLVPRPGELRLAKWEEFDLEAKVWSIPAARTKMRRPHKIPLPRQAIEILEEYREVARRSDLVFAGTTSAQKPISENTLNQALRRIGFGPDQMTSHGFRATFATIANESGLWHADAIERQLAHVEQNAIRRAYARGEFWDERVRMMQWWADLLDQLRIER, encoded by the coding sequence ATGCCCCTCACCGACACCGCGATTCGAAACCTGAAGCCCGAGGGCAAGCTGAAGAAGCTGTCCGACGGCGGCGGCCTCCAGCTGTGGCTCATGCCGACCGGATCGAAGCTCTGGCGGCTCGCCTATCGCCTGCACGGCAGGCAGAAGCTTCTGGCCTTGGGCTCGTACCCCCTGGTCTCGTTAGCCGCTGCCCGACAGGCCCGCGACAATGTGCGGCGGCAGCTGATCGCGGGAGCCGATCCCTCCTTCGAGAAGATGGCCGCCAAGGCGGCGGCCTCGGTCGACAACTCCTTCGAGGCAATCGCCGGGGAGCTGTTCGAGAAGCTGAAGCGGGAGGGCCGGGCCGAGGCGACGCTCTCGAAGCGCGAGTGGCTGATGCGGCTCGTTCGACCGCGCCTCGGCTCCCGGCCGATCCACGAGATCTCGGCTCGTGAGGTCCTGGAGGTTCTGCGCGAGGTCGAGGGCAAGGGCTTTCACGAGACCGCAATCCGGCTTCGATCGGCTATCGGTTCGGTCTTCCGGTATGCGATCGCGATCGGGCGCGCCGAGAACGACCCGACTGGCGCACTGCGAGGAGCTCTGACTACGCCTCGGGTGAAGCACCGGGCCGCGGTTACGGACCCGAAGGGGCTGGGGCCGCTCCTGCAAGCCATCGACGGGTACCAGGGCCAGCCGGCGACCAAGGTGGCCCTGCAGCTTCTGGCGTTGCTCGTGCCCCGCCCCGGCGAACTCAGGCTGGCGAAGTGGGAGGAGTTCGACCTGGAAGCCAAGGTCTGGAGCATTCCGGCCGCGCGCACCAAGATGCGGCGGCCGCACAAGATCCCCCTACCCAGGCAGGCCATCGAGATCCTGGAAGAGTACCGCGAGGTCGCCCGTCGCTCGGATCTGGTCTTTGCCGGGACCACCAGCGCGCAGAAGCCGATCAGCGAGAACACTCTGAACCAGGCGCTGCGCCGGATCGGCTTCGGCCCCGACCAGATGACGAGCCACGGCTTCCGGGCGACCTTCGCGACCATTGCCAACGAGTCCGGCCTCTGGCACGCGGATGCGATCGAGCGTCAGCTGGCGCATGTCGAGCAGAACGCCATCCGCCGCGCCTACGCGAGGGGTGAATTCTGGGATGAGCGGGTCCGAATGATGCAGTGGTGGGCGGACTTGTTGGACCAACTTCGAATCGAGCGGTAG
- a CDS encoding serine protease yields the protein MGRTARTAIGAAFSLILAVTSAAAGQNGRRQDVDDRVAARVRSAIGPAADGIDGQPRIIGGTKAPPASWPAVVALVRAGVPADYDAQFCGGTLVGPRWVLTAAHCVFDITESQLEILQGTQILSTTGSLGTRHAVAAIHVHPDWDSTSFENDVALVELAADIAGAPTLPMLGGGRPARLARAGTGVTAIGWGATDKAGTVYPTELRQVSLEVVRRAECNEKKSYDGEVARTMLCAASPKAGARDSCNGDSGGPLLVRDRDNGGQWTIAGLVSWGKACALKRFPGVYTRVAAVSPWVRTTMATVSPSPAPDPRRCRKLDGADAQACWNAVIAAAERRLDRMVAEVGASLGPDRLAALRSGQAAWRSALTGLCRAAETIEGTSAGRACIAKALDRRIADLAALPVETED from the coding sequence ATGGGACGGACGGCGCGGACGGCCATTGGAGCCGCCTTCTCCCTCATCCTGGCCGTGACGTCGGCCGCCGCCGGCCAGAACGGTCGCCGGCAGGACGTCGACGACCGGGTCGCGGCCCGGGTCCGCAGCGCCATCGGCCCGGCCGCCGACGGCATCGACGGCCAGCCCCGGATCATCGGCGGCACCAAGGCGCCACCCGCCTCCTGGCCCGCGGTCGTGGCGCTTGTCCGGGCCGGCGTCCCCGCCGACTACGACGCCCAGTTCTGCGGCGGCACGCTGGTCGGCCCGCGTTGGGTGCTCACGGCCGCCCATTGCGTCTTCGACATCACCGAATCCCAGCTGGAGATCCTGCAGGGCACCCAGATCCTCTCGACCACCGGCTCCCTCGGCACCCGCCACGCGGTCGCGGCCATCCACGTCCATCCCGACTGGGACAGCACGAGCTTCGAGAACGACGTCGCGCTCGTCGAACTGGCCGCCGACATCGCGGGCGCCCCCACGCTGCCGATGCTCGGCGGCGGACGTCCGGCCCGTCTCGCCCGCGCCGGCACCGGGGTCACGGCGATCGGCTGGGGTGCGACCGACAAGGCGGGCACCGTCTACCCGACCGAGCTCCGGCAGGTCTCGCTCGAGGTGGTCCGACGCGCCGAGTGCAATGAGAAGAAGTCCTACGACGGCGAGGTCGCCCGCACGATGCTGTGCGCCGCGAGCCCGAAGGCCGGCGCCCGCGACAGCTGCAACGGCGATTCCGGCGGCCCGCTCCTTGTCCGCGATCGCGACAACGGCGGCCAGTGGACGATCGCGGGCCTGGTCAGCTGGGGCAAGGCTTGCGCACTCAAGCGCTTCCCCGGCGTCTATACCCGCGTCGCCGCGGTCTCCCCCTGGGTGCGCACCACCATGGCGACGGTCTCGCCGTCGCCCGCCCCGGATCCCCGCCGCTGCCGCAAGCTCGACGGCGCCGACGCGCAGGCCTGCTGGAACGCGGTGATCGCCGCGGCGGAACGCCGGCTCGATCGCATGGTCGCCGAGGTCGGCGCGAGCCTCGGTCCCGACCGGCTGGCGGCGCTGCGCTCCGGCCAGGCCGCCTGGCGCTCCGCCCTGACCGGCCTGTGCCGCGCCGCCGAGACGATCGAGGGGACGTCGGCCGGCCGGGCCTGCATCGCCAAGGCGCTCGACCGCCGCATCGCCGACCTCGCCGCCCTGCCGGTCGAGACGGAGGACTGA
- a CDS encoding complex I NDUFA9 subunit family protein, whose translation MTAPLNGKLVTVFGGSGFVGRYVVRAFAQAGWRVRAACRRPDLAGHLQPYGAVGQIQAVQANLRPEHRWSVDRAVHGADAVVNLVGILHASGHQTFEAVQAEGPGIVAEAARAAGIGAVVQVSAIGADAESSSVYARSKAAGEAAVLAAVPGAVILRPSIVFGPEDDFFNRFAGMARLSPVLPLIGGGETRFQPVYVGDVAAAAFTAATGGAKPGTVYELGGPEVKTFRALMEEMLEVVGRRRILLPIPFGLARLQAKVLQLLPSPLLTEDQVEVLKVDNVVSEAAIRDGRTLSGLGIEARTLASILPSYLWRFRQSGQFDTRRTA comes from the coding sequence ATGACCGCACCGCTCAACGGAAAACTCGTCACCGTCTTCGGCGGCTCCGGCTTCGTCGGCCGCTACGTGGTGCGCGCCTTCGCGCAGGCCGGCTGGCGCGTGCGCGCCGCCTGCCGCCGCCCGGACCTGGCGGGCCACCTGCAGCCCTACGGCGCGGTCGGCCAGATCCAGGCCGTGCAGGCGAACCTGCGCCCCGAGCACCGCTGGTCGGTGGACCGGGCCGTCCACGGCGCCGACGCGGTCGTCAACCTGGTCGGCATCCTGCACGCCTCCGGCCACCAGACCTTCGAGGCCGTGCAGGCGGAAGGCCCGGGCATCGTCGCCGAGGCCGCCCGGGCCGCCGGCATCGGCGCGGTCGTCCAGGTCTCCGCCATCGGGGCAGACGCCGAGTCGTCCTCCGTCTACGCCCGCAGCAAGGCTGCCGGCGAAGCCGCCGTGCTCGCGGCCGTCCCCGGCGCGGTAATCCTGCGCCCCTCGATCGTCTTCGGCCCCGAGGACGACTTCTTCAACCGCTTCGCCGGCATGGCGCGCCTGTCGCCCGTGCTGCCGCTGATCGGCGGTGGCGAGACCCGGTTCCAGCCCGTCTATGTGGGTGACGTCGCCGCCGCGGCCTTCACGGCGGCCACCGGCGGAGCGAAGCCGGGCACCGTCTACGAGCTCGGCGGCCCGGAGGTGAAGACCTTCCGCGCGCTCATGGAGGAGATGCTGGAGGTCGTCGGGCGCCGGCGCATCCTCCTGCCGATTCCCTTCGGCCTCGCGCGCCTCCAGGCGAAGGTCCTGCAGCTCCTCCCCAGCCCGCTCCTCACCGAGGACCAGGTCGAGGTCCTCAAGGTCGACAACGTCGTCTCCGAGGCGGCGATCCGGGACGGTCGGACCCTGAGCGGCCTCGGCATCGAGGCCCGCACGCTCGCCTCTATCCTGCCGAGCTACCTCTGGCGCTTCCGCCAGTCCGGCCAGTTCGATACCCGCCGGACCGCCTGA
- a CDS encoding caspase family protein → MRTALTRRALLAGAALGLAGGPGAGVPAGADPVGRRVALVVGNAAYARFPALKNPRADAEDVAAALRALGFETAALTDLDRDGFAAALGAFASTLAGADVALFFFAGHAIVDRGRQYLVPVDAAYEDDAASRRDFVETDAVRDLMAAVRGVRILVLDACRNEPLRLRDDPGGGRAAPRPASGPDAPRGTVTLYATAGLDVAEDGDARNSPFTAAFLARLPEPDLEILPFFRAVGRDVTDRTGGRQVPELAFTVGDAVRLNPSGSDAAGWARVGASGRAADLRAFLALHPASPFVDAARRRLADLSAGN, encoded by the coding sequence TTGCGCACAGCCCTGACCCGACGGGCCCTGCTGGCCGGCGCCGCCCTCGGCCTCGCCGGCGGCCCGGGCGCGGGTGTCCCGGCCGGCGCCGACCCGGTCGGCCGGCGCGTCGCCCTGGTGGTCGGCAATGCCGCCTATGCCCGCTTCCCCGCCCTGAAGAACCCGCGTGCCGACGCCGAGGACGTGGCCGCGGCCCTGCGGGCGCTCGGGTTCGAAACCGCCGCGCTGACCGATCTCGACCGGGACGGCTTCGCGGCGGCGCTCGGCGCCTTCGCGTCGACCCTCGCCGGGGCCGACGTCGCCCTCTTCTTCTTCGCCGGCCATGCGATCGTCGACCGCGGCCGGCAATACTTGGTGCCGGTCGACGCGGCCTACGAGGACGATGCGGCGTCCCGGCGGGACTTCGTCGAGACCGACGCGGTGCGCGACCTGATGGCCGCCGTCCGCGGCGTCCGCATCCTGGTGCTCGACGCCTGCCGGAACGAGCCGCTGCGCCTGCGCGACGATCCCGGGGGCGGGCGGGCGGCCCCCCGGCCGGCATCGGGCCCGGACGCGCCGCGCGGCACCGTCACCCTCTACGCGACGGCGGGCCTCGACGTGGCGGAGGACGGAGACGCCCGCAACAGCCCCTTCACGGCCGCCTTCCTGGCGCGCCTGCCCGAGCCCGACCTGGAGATCCTGCCCTTCTTCCGGGCGGTCGGCCGGGACGTCACGGACCGGACGGGCGGCCGCCAGGTGCCCGAGCTCGCCTTCACGGTCGGGGATGCGGTCAGGCTCAATCCGTCGGGGTCCGACGCGGCCGGCTGGGCACGCGTCGGCGCCTCGGGCCGGGCCGCCGATCTCCGGGCCTTCCTGGCCCTCCACCCCGCCTCGCCCTTCGTGGACGCGGCGCGGCGCCGCCTCGCGGACCTGTCGGCCGGAAACTAG
- a CDS encoding undecaprenyl-diphosphate phosphatase, translating to MNIDRVVEALVFGAVEGLTEFLPVSSTGHLLLLGHFLGVDGEGASWKTFVVLIQLGAILAILLVYFRKLLAIALALPSDPGARRFVIGILLAFLPAAVIGAGLHGFIKTILFESPTTICIALIVGGIILLLIDRMHLKPRYTDVMSYPLGLSFRIGLCQCLALIPGVSRSGSTIAGALLMGTDKRSAAEFSFFLAMPTMVGAFTYDLYKNRATLDLGEVQFIALGFAAAFVAGLIVVKLFLDIVSRHGFAPFAWWRIVVGALGLVMIAFVPPGHLTTKQAGLAAPVAAERSALP from the coding sequence ATGAATATCGATCGCGTGGTCGAGGCGCTGGTGTTCGGCGCCGTGGAAGGTCTCACCGAGTTCCTGCCCGTCTCCTCGACCGGCCATCTCCTGCTGCTCGGCCATTTTCTCGGCGTGGACGGCGAGGGCGCGAGCTGGAAGACCTTCGTGGTCCTGATCCAGCTCGGCGCCATCCTGGCAATCCTGCTCGTCTACTTCCGCAAGCTCCTCGCCATCGCGCTGGCGCTGCCGAGCGACCCGGGGGCGCGACGCTTCGTCATCGGCATCCTGCTCGCCTTTCTGCCGGCGGCCGTGATCGGCGCGGGGCTGCACGGCTTCATCAAGACGATCCTGTTCGAATCACCCACGACGATCTGCATCGCGCTGATCGTCGGCGGCATCATCCTGCTCCTGATCGACCGGATGCACCTGAAGCCGCGCTATACCGACGTGATGAGCTACCCGCTCGGGCTGTCGTTCCGCATCGGGCTCTGCCAGTGCCTGGCACTCATCCCGGGCGTGTCGCGCTCCGGCTCGACCATCGCGGGTGCGCTCCTGATGGGCACCGACAAGCGCTCGGCGGCGGAGTTCTCCTTCTTCCTCGCCATGCCGACGATGGTCGGCGCCTTCACGTACGACCTCTACAAGAACCGCGCGACGCTCGACCTCGGCGAGGTGCAGTTCATCGCGCTCGGCTTCGCGGCGGCCTTCGTGGCCGGGCTGATCGTCGTCAAGCTGTTCCTCGACATCGTGTCGCGCCACGGCTTCGCGCCCTTCGCATGGTGGCGCATCGTGGTCGGCGCGCTCGGCCTCGTGATGATCGCCTTCGTGCCGCCCGGCCACCTGACGACCAAGCAGGCCGGCCTCGCGGCGCCGGTGGCGGCGGAGCGGAGCGCCCTCCCCTAG
- a CDS encoding glutathione S-transferase family protein translates to MLKVFHHPFSASSRFVRLITAEYGIQSEFVVERPWERRREFLLMNPAGTLPVLSENGGPPICGPGPIMEYIDETRGYAMAERRLMPNHAEIRAEVRRLVEWFLGKFEGEVTGYLVNEKIYKLEMPRDAGGGAPDSAVLRAARANIKHHLKYVGYLAGTRDWLAGPKLSFADLAAAATLSCADYLGEVPWEDDEQAKHWYSRVKSRPSFRPILADRLLAMPPASHYADLDF, encoded by the coding sequence ATGCTGAAAGTCTTCCATCATCCCTTCTCGGCGAGTTCGCGCTTCGTCCGCCTGATCACGGCCGAGTACGGGATCCAGTCCGAGTTCGTGGTCGAGCGCCCCTGGGAACGTCGCCGCGAGTTCCTGCTCATGAACCCGGCCGGCACGCTGCCCGTGCTCAGCGAGAACGGCGGCCCGCCAATCTGCGGCCCCGGCCCGATCATGGAGTACATCGACGAGACTCGCGGCTACGCCATGGCGGAGCGCCGGCTGATGCCCAACCATGCCGAGATCCGCGCCGAGGTGCGCCGGCTCGTCGAATGGTTCCTGGGCAAGTTCGAGGGCGAGGTGACCGGCTACCTGGTCAACGAGAAGATCTACAAGCTCGAGATGCCGCGCGACGCCGGCGGCGGCGCCCCGGATTCGGCCGTGCTGCGGGCCGCCCGCGCCAACATCAAGCATCATCTGAAATATGTCGGCTACCTCGCCGGCACGCGTGACTGGCTCGCCGGCCCGAAGCTCTCCTTCGCCGACCTCGCCGCCGCCGCGACGCTCTCCTGCGCCGACTACCTGGGCGAGGTCCCCTGGGAGGACGACGAGCAGGCCAAGCACTGGTACAGCCGCGTCAAGTCGCGCCCGTCCTTCCGGCCGATCCTCGCCGACCGGCTCCTCGCCATGCCGCCGGCCTCCCACTACGCCGACCTGGATTTCTGA
- the cmk gene encoding (d)CMP kinase, which translates to MASGKPFVIAIDGPAAAGKGTLAERLAAHYGLAYLDTGLLYRAIGRLMADRGFDLDDPVIAGQIAEALDPEDLTHPGLRGREAGEFASRVAVHPSVRSALVAFQRGFAGRAPGAVLDGRDIGTVICPDADVKIFVTASPEVRARRRTDELAAKGRDVDYERILAEVRERDARDSGRATAPLKAADDAVILDTSALDREGAFRAAVAIVDARR; encoded by the coding sequence ATGGCCTCCGGCAAGCCCTTCGTCATCGCCATCGACGGCCCCGCCGCGGCCGGCAAGGGCACGCTCGCCGAGCGTCTTGCCGCCCATTACGGCCTCGCCTACCTCGATACCGGCCTCCTCTACCGCGCGATCGGCCGCCTGATGGCCGACCGCGGCTTCGACCTCGACGATCCGGTGATCGCCGGCCAGATCGCCGAGGCGCTCGACCCGGAGGACCTCACGCACCCGGGCCTGCGCGGCCGCGAGGCCGGCGAGTTCGCCTCCCGGGTCGCCGTGCACCCGTCGGTCCGCTCCGCCCTCGTCGCCTTCCAGCGCGGCTTCGCGGGCCGCGCACCCGGCGCGGTCCTGGACGGCCGCGACATCGGCACGGTCATCTGCCCGGACGCCGACGTGAAGATCTTCGTCACCGCCTCGCCGGAGGTCCGCGCCCGCCGCCGCACCGACGAACTCGCCGCCAAGGGCCGCGACGTCGACTACGAGCGCATCCTCGCCGAGGTCCGCGAGCGCGACGCCCGGGATTCGGGCCGCGCGACCGCGCCCCTCAAGGCCGCCGACGACGCCGTCATCCTCGATACCAGCGCCCTCGACCGGGAAGGCGCCTTCCGGGCCGCCGTGGCGATTGTCGACGCCCGCCGCTGA